The following are encoded in a window of Xanthocytophaga agilis genomic DNA:
- a CDS encoding DUF4256 domain-containing protein, with the protein MNNVQSAQKELLAEEAEQLLKTLKTRFEKNMDRHKGLEWAKVQEKLEANPDKLWSLDKMELTGGEPDVVGYDKNTGEYIFYDCSPETPKGRRSICYDREALESRKEHKPADSAMDVAESMGIEMLTEQEYRELHKFGKFDAKTSSWVKTPDDIRELGGALFCDYRYGKVFLYHNGAESYYAARGFRGSLRV; encoded by the coding sequence ATGAACAATGTACAGAGTGCTCAAAAAGAGTTGTTGGCAGAAGAAGCTGAACAACTCCTTAAAACACTGAAAACCCGTTTCGAGAAAAACATGGACCGCCATAAAGGTCTTGAATGGGCTAAGGTGCAGGAAAAGCTGGAGGCCAATCCGGATAAACTGTGGTCACTTGACAAAATGGAACTGACAGGTGGAGAACCGGATGTGGTAGGATATGATAAAAACACAGGTGAGTACATTTTTTATGATTGCTCCCCTGAAACGCCTAAAGGCCGCAGAAGTATCTGCTATGACCGGGAAGCACTGGAATCCAGAAAAGAACACAAACCAGCAGATAGTGCTATGGATGTGGCCGAATCGATGGGTATCGAAATGTTAACTGAACAAGAGTACCGGGAACTGCACAAATTTGGAAAGTTTGATGCAAAAACATCCAGCTGGGTAAAAACTCCTGATGATATTCGTGAACTTGGTGGAGCCCTCTTCTGCGATTACCGTTATGGCAAAGTGTTCCTATATCACAATGGAGCAGAGTCGTATTATGCAGCCAGAGGCTTCCGCGGATCACTGAGAGTCTAA
- a CDS encoding metalloregulator ArsR/SmtB family transcription factor has product MNLRRDVFQAIADPTRRAILLLVATQAMTAGAIASNFDTARPTVSKHLQILTECELLKQQQNGREIYYHLNPQKMKEIADFIEPFRNMWDDRFNKLEDLMKNYKPKD; this is encoded by the coding sequence ATGAATTTAAGACGAGATGTATTCCAGGCCATAGCAGATCCGACACGAAGAGCCATTCTTCTGTTGGTTGCAACGCAAGCCATGACAGCGGGGGCAATAGCCTCAAACTTTGATACAGCGCGACCTACGGTTTCCAAGCACTTGCAAATACTTACAGAGTGCGAGTTGCTGAAACAGCAGCAAAACGGCAGAGAGATTTACTATCACTTAAACCCACAAAAGATGAAAGAGATCGCTGACTTTATCGAACCCTTCCGAAACATGTGGGATGACCGATTTAACAAATTGGAAGACCTAATGAAAAACTACAAACCTAAAGATTAA
- a CDS encoding SMI1/KNR4 family protein, translating to MKEEDFQLIEENLQIKLPTFYRDFQLNYPEDLRILAVMDLKNTEDFPPLSYSSKWVIETNNTLWWDREGWLIIGENGNIIYFIKLDGEDESVYSWDPDDERFYGIDDSDYIPLHEAVSKKASSMNEFVDILIEEIVGPYPDHFY from the coding sequence ATGAAAGAAGAGGATTTCCAATTAATAGAAGAGAATCTACAAATAAAACTCCCTACATTTTATAGAGACTTTCAACTCAATTACCCAGAAGATTTACGGATTCTGGCAGTAATGGACTTGAAAAATACTGAAGATTTTCCACCATTAAGTTATTCATCAAAATGGGTTATTGAAACCAATAATACTTTATGGTGGGATCGTGAAGGCTGGCTGATTATTGGTGAAAATGGAAATATTATTTACTTTATTAAGCTGGATGGAGAAGATGAATCTGTTTATAGTTGGGACCCGGATGATGAACGATTCTATGGCATTGATGATTCAGATTATATTCCCCTACATGAGGCTGTAAGCAAGAAGGCAAGTTCTATGAACGAGTTTGTGGACATTCTTATTGAAGAAATTGTGGGGCCTTATCCGGACCACTTCTATTAG
- a CDS encoding DoxX family protein, with amino-acid sequence MTKRDKIIYWIATIWLALGMLSTGIVQLLKVQKDVDVITGLGYPVYFLTLLGIWKILGVIALFVPAFPVIKEWAYAGFFFAMSGAVFSHIASGNPVNEILPSLLLLVLTVVSWYFRPANRKVIAISQ; translated from the coding sequence ATGACAAAGAGAGATAAAATTATCTATTGGATTGCTACTATCTGGCTGGCATTGGGAATGTTATCAACCGGTATAGTGCAGTTATTGAAAGTGCAGAAAGATGTAGATGTTATCACAGGCCTGGGTTATCCGGTCTATTTTCTGACATTACTGGGCATTTGGAAAATTCTGGGAGTCATTGCCTTGTTTGTTCCCGCTTTTCCTGTGATAAAGGAATGGGCCTATGCAGGATTTTTCTTCGCTATGTCGGGAGCCGTATTTTCACATATCGCATCAGGTAATCCTGTGAACGAAATACTTCCTTCACTCCTTCTGCTGGTACTGACTGTGGTATCGTGGTACTTCAGACCTGCCAACAGAAAAGTCATTGCCATTAGCCAATAA
- a CDS encoding DUF4288 domain-containing protein, with protein MKKEDMKWYGVKLVYVFTIQGLPIVELIDKNYIENYRGYEESIVIIKAQSFDEAYELAEKVARKNESDHTNIYGQRVEKRYLESLDCFWIFEERIKSGMEVYSQMIDSTTQVETEDFLDTTFPMNSLSGQHSMLLNVEFSGRKEIVDKYTSFEKHTTSEDPQ; from the coding sequence ATGAAAAAAGAAGATATGAAATGGTATGGAGTAAAGCTTGTGTATGTGTTTACTATACAAGGCCTTCCTATTGTCGAATTGATAGACAAAAACTATATAGAAAATTATCGAGGATATGAAGAAAGCATTGTGATTATAAAAGCTCAGTCATTTGACGAAGCGTATGAATTAGCTGAAAAGGTAGCCAGAAAGAATGAATCAGACCATACGAATATATATGGACAAAGAGTAGAAAAAAGATATCTTGAGTCTTTGGATTGCTTCTGGATTTTTGAAGAAAGAATAAAGTCGGGTATGGAGGTATATTCCCAAATGATAGATTCTACTACTCAGGTAGAAACCGAGGATTTCCTGGACACTACTTTTCCTATGAACTCTTTGTCTGGTCAGCACTCTATGCTGCTGAATGTGGAGTTTAGTGGTAGAAAGGAGATAGTTGATAAATATACTAGTTTTGAGAAACATACTACCTCCGAAGATCCCCAATAG
- a CDS encoding SRPBCC family protein, with the protein MERKTKVNAEEGKQELVITREFELPVELLFKAYIEPEIVEQWMGTKVLKLESKKHGSWQFETSDPQGNVVLKTNGVIHEFVPNEKITRTFEMENTPFPVQLEFLEFEKLTSNTSKLTMHVIYKSVELRNQMLRMPFAQGINMAHNRLQDIVSKLKTVHS; encoded by the coding sequence ATGGAACGAAAAACAAAGGTTAATGCCGAAGAAGGCAAACAGGAACTGGTAATTACACGGGAATTTGAACTTCCAGTAGAACTCCTCTTTAAAGCCTATATAGAGCCTGAAATTGTGGAACAGTGGATGGGAACGAAAGTGCTGAAGCTGGAGAGCAAAAAGCATGGTAGTTGGCAATTCGAAACATCTGACCCTCAGGGAAACGTGGTACTAAAGACAAATGGAGTAATTCATGAATTTGTACCTAATGAGAAGATCACCCGGACATTTGAAATGGAAAATACACCATTTCCCGTACAGCTGGAGTTTCTGGAGTTTGAAAAGCTCACCAGCAACACCAGCAAACTGACTATGCATGTAATATATAAATCCGTCGAACTGAGAAATCAGATGCTGCGGATGCCTTTTGCACAAGGAATCAATATGGCACATAACCGATTACAGGACATTGTAAGCAAATTAAAAACAGTACACTCATGA
- a CDS encoding VOC family protein → MTTYKPEKYSSLAPYLIVDDAQKLVDQLTTIFDATTLRRFDREDGKIAHIELRLDDTVLMISNSTDNYAANKTMLHIYVPDVFSTFQLAIDNGCQIIEKPVNKEGDPDTRGSFYDIAGNYWAVSTQTHPAY, encoded by the coding sequence ATGACCACCTACAAACCTGAAAAGTACTCTTCTCTTGCTCCATACCTCATTGTTGATGATGCCCAAAAACTGGTAGATCAGCTTACCACAATCTTTGATGCCACTACTCTAAGACGCTTTGACCGTGAAGACGGCAAGATTGCTCATATAGAACTGCGTCTTGATGATACCGTGCTTATGATCAGCAACAGTACAGACAACTATGCTGCTAACAAAACCATGCTGCATATCTATGTGCCAGATGTATTCAGTACCTTTCAGTTAGCCATAGACAATGGTTGTCAGATCATCGAGAAGCCTGTCAATAAAGAAGGAGATCCGGACACCCGTGGTTCGTTTTATGACATAGCAGGCAACTACTGGGCAGTAAGTACACAAACCCATCCCGCATACTGA
- a CDS encoding helix-turn-helix domain-containing protein has protein sequence MSNATITELPGYITADLQRKGFKVHEILETVDISQSHRRRDYYKIVLATGNMTIYYGDQVLDINDTFLFFSNPHIPHTVVHHTEQKKGYACIFTEAFMAGRDREILQNSPLFRVGTTPLFFLTKDQTAFLTSIYQKMLAVHNSPYDYKNELLRNCIELIIHEALQMQPVPNGLTQRNAASRIAWLFMELLERQFPIESPKDPLRLRTAQDFAESLSVHINYLNRLVKEVTGKPTSVHIAERIATEAKALLQHSNWSVADIAYGLGFEYTTYFNNYFKRVTGATPNSFRKKKV, from the coding sequence ATGAGCAATGCAACGATAACCGAGCTTCCGGGATATATTACGGCAGATCTGCAACGGAAAGGATTTAAGGTTCACGAAATTTTAGAGACTGTAGATATCTCGCAATCCCATCGCAGACGGGATTATTACAAGATTGTGCTGGCAACAGGCAATATGACCATTTACTATGGGGATCAAGTTCTGGATATTAACGATACTTTCCTGTTTTTCAGTAATCCCCATATCCCTCATACGGTTGTGCATCATACAGAGCAGAAGAAGGGGTATGCCTGTATTTTTACGGAAGCGTTTATGGCTGGCAGGGATCGTGAAATCTTACAGAATTCCCCTTTGTTTCGGGTTGGCACAACGCCTCTCTTTTTCCTAACTAAAGACCAGACGGCCTTTCTGACAAGCATTTACCAAAAAATGCTTGCTGTACACAATAGTCCCTACGACTATAAAAATGAATTACTCAGAAACTGTATAGAACTGATCATTCACGAAGCGTTACAAATGCAGCCAGTGCCTAATGGACTAACACAACGAAATGCAGCGTCACGGATTGCCTGGCTATTTATGGAATTGCTCGAAAGGCAGTTTCCTATTGAAAGTCCCAAAGATCCGCTCCGCTTACGTACCGCTCAGGACTTTGCAGAATCGTTGTCTGTGCATATTAACTACCTCAATCGATTGGTGAAGGAAGTAACTGGCAAGCCTACTTCTGTACATATCGCCGAACGGATTGCCACAGAAGCTAAGGCGCTATTGCAACACAGCAACTGGAGTGTGGCAGACATCGCCTATGGACTGGGATTTGAGTATACTACTTATTTTAATAACTACTTCAAACGGGTAACAGGTGCTACGCCCAACTCTTTCCGGAAGAAAAAAGTTTGA